The following coding sequences lie in one Thermomicrobium sp. 4228-Ro genomic window:
- a CDS encoding VOC family protein: MVPVPVVGIHHIGIVVENLDEAIEAYQKLGLTFDGVKDFPHTRVALFHGGEGHVELFEPKDPESDLGRYLRERGGIHHVAYAVRDIRTALAQLEQEGFELIHREPVIGLHGFPVAFIHPRSCHRVLTELVEVPEGEGH, from the coding sequence CGTCGAGAACCTGGACGAGGCGATCGAGGCGTACCAGAAGCTCGGCCTCACCTTCGACGGTGTCAAGGATTTCCCGCATACGCGGGTGGCCCTGTTCCACGGTGGTGAGGGGCATGTCGAGCTGTTCGAGCCGAAGGATCCGGAATCGGATCTCGGGCGCTACCTGCGCGAGCGCGGTGGCATCCACCATGTCGCCTACGCGGTGCGGGACATCCGCACCGCACTCGCCCAGCTCGAGCAGGAGGGATTCGAGTTGATCCACCGCGAACCGGTGATCGGCCTGCATGGTTTTCCGGTCGCGTTCATCCATCCCCGCTCCTGCCACCGTGTGCTCACCGAACTCGTCGAGGTACCGGAAGGCGAGGGACACTAG